The following proteins are encoded in a genomic region of Schistocerca serialis cubense isolate TAMUIC-IGC-003099 chromosome 9, iqSchSeri2.2, whole genome shotgun sequence:
- the LOC126419272 gene encoding uncharacterized protein LOC126419272: MLSESALRRVAVCLCGTQVLDYAAVCLLVEKDMDTEISIYSRKVIKMFDRAKRVGIMANFLVMIAIALKCAKFLEIVTPVHIALLVYNTIELIVRVVVALVNGGPPEEVNLEEFLTFTMTSICG, from the exons ATGTTGAGCGAGAGCGCCTTGCGTCGGGTCGCAGTTTGCCTCTGCGGCACGCAAGTG CTGGATTACGCCGCAGTCTGCCTCCTGGTGGAAAAGGACATGGACACGGAAATTAGTATTTACTCGAGAAAAG TGATCAAAATGTTCGACAGAGCCAAACGGGTTGGTATCATGGCTAACTTTCTGGTCATGATTGCCATTGCATTG AAATGTGCTAAGTTCCTCGAGATAGTGACGCCAGTGCACATAGCCTTGTTGGTGTATAACACAATAGAATTAATCGTGAGGGTGGTCGTCGCCCTGGTCAATGGCGGCCCCCCCGAGGAGGTGAATCTTGAGGAATTCCTTACGTTCACCATGACGAGCATCT